Proteins encoded by one window of Modestobacter marinus:
- the tuf gene encoding elongation factor Tu — translation MAKAKFERTKPHVNIGTIGHIDHGKTTLTAAITKVLHDKFPNLNEASAFDMIDKAPEEKARGITISIAHVEYQTENRHYAHVDCPGHADYIKNMITGAAQMDGAILVVAATDGPMPQTKEHVLLARQVGVPYIVVALNKADMVDDEEILELVELEVRELLSEYEFPGDDVPVVRVSALKALEGDAEWGDKLMELMNAVDTAIPEPEREIDKPFLMPVEDVFTITGRGTVVTGRVERGIVKVSEEIEIVGIRPNSTKTTVTGVEMFRKLLDQGQAGDNVGLLLRGIKREDVERGQVVVKPGSITPHTNFEGSVYILSKDEGGRHTPFFNNYRPQFYFRTTDVTGVVTLPAGTEMVMPGDNTEMTVELIQPIAMEDGLRFAIREGGRTVGAGRVTKILK, via the coding sequence GTGGCCAAGGCCAAGTTCGAGCGGACCAAGCCGCACGTCAACATCGGCACCATCGGGCACATCGACCACGGCAAGACGACGCTGACCGCGGCGATCACCAAGGTGCTGCACGACAAGTTCCCGAACCTCAACGAGGCGTCCGCGTTCGACATGATCGACAAGGCGCCCGAGGAGAAGGCTCGCGGCATCACGATCTCGATCGCCCACGTCGAGTACCAGACCGAGAACCGGCACTACGCGCACGTCGACTGCCCCGGGCACGCCGACTACATCAAGAACATGATCACCGGTGCGGCGCAGATGGACGGCGCCATCCTGGTGGTCGCCGCCACCGACGGCCCGATGCCGCAGACCAAGGAGCACGTGCTCCTGGCCCGCCAGGTCGGTGTCCCCTACATCGTGGTGGCGCTGAACAAGGCCGACATGGTCGACGACGAGGAGATCCTCGAGCTCGTCGAGCTGGAGGTCCGTGAGCTGCTCAGCGAGTACGAGTTCCCGGGCGACGACGTCCCCGTGGTCCGCGTCTCGGCGCTGAAGGCCCTTGAGGGCGACGCCGAGTGGGGCGACAAGCTCATGGAGCTCATGAACGCCGTCGACACGGCGATCCCCGAGCCCGAGCGTGAGATCGACAAGCCGTTCCTCATGCCCGTCGAGGACGTCTTCACGATCACCGGTCGCGGCACGGTCGTCACCGGTCGCGTCGAGCGCGGCATCGTCAAGGTCTCCGAGGAGATCGAGATCGTCGGCATCCGCCCGAACTCGACCAAGACGACCGTCACCGGCGTCGAGATGTTCCGCAAGCTGCTCGACCAGGGCCAGGCCGGTGACAACGTCGGTCTGCTGCTGCGCGGCATCAAGCGCGAGGACGTCGAGCGCGGCCAGGTCGTCGTGAAGCCGGGTTCGATCACCCCGCACACGAACTTCGAGGGCTCGGTCTACATCCTCTCGAAGGACGAGGGTGGCCGGCACACGCCGTTCTTCAACAACTACCGTCCGCAGTTCTACTTCCGGACCACGGACGTCACCGGCGTCGTCACGCTGCCTGCGGGCACCGAGATGGTCATGCCCGGCGACAACACCGAGATGACGGTGGAGCTCATCCAGCCCATCGCCATGGAGGACGGCCTGCGGTTCGCCATCCGTGAGGGTGGCCGCACCGTCGGCGCCGGCCGGGTCACCAAGATCCTCAAGTGA
- the rpsJ gene encoding 30S ribosomal protein S10: protein MAGQKIRIRLKAYDHEAIDASARRIVDTVTKTGARVVGPVPLPTEKNVYCVIRSPHKYKDSREHFEMRTHKRLIDILDPTPKTVDALMRIDLPASVDVNIQ, encoded by the coding sequence ATGGCGGGACAGAAGATCCGCATCCGGCTGAAGGCCTACGACCACGAGGCCATCGATGCCTCGGCTCGGCGCATCGTGGACACGGTGACGAAGACCGGAGCGCGCGTCGTCGGCCCGGTGCCGCTGCCGACGGAGAAGAACGTGTACTGCGTCATCCGCTCGCCGCACAAGTACAAGGACTCGCGCGAGCACTTCGAGATGCGTACGCACAAGCGGCTCATCGACATCCTCGACCCGACGCCGAAGACGGTCGACGCGCTGATGCGCATCGACCTGCCGGCCTCGGTCGACGTCAACATCCAGTAA